The sequence below is a genomic window from Bos taurus isolate L1 Dominette 01449 registration number 42190680 breed Hereford chromosome 7, ARS-UCD2.0, whole genome shotgun sequence.
caggaacacgtgtacacccatggtggattcatgttggtgtatggcaaaaccaatacagtattgtaaagtgattggcctccagttaaaataaataaatgtaaatttaaaaaaagaaaaaaaaacacaacttatTTGGCATGTGAGGTCACTGCAGACCTTAGGGAAGGCAGTTGTGATGGAGGTAGAAATACTCCTGATGAGTTGGTTGAGAAGAGAATGAATGTTGTGAAAATGGAAGTAACAGATACTGACCAAATTCTTTAGAAGTTTGCAGCAATACCCAAAGGGGTGTATGGGTCTGTGAGTGTTTTATTTCccttgaaagaaatgggaatgggGATGATTGGATATTATAACAGGTCAAATGAGATCATATATCCAGATGAGGCTCTACAACTGAGAACTGAAGCATCGTGTGTAGGATTCATTCAAGCATGGGCTTCTATTTCTATTAATAACTCCTGAATCTCTCAGCAGAAACTTCTTCTGTCTGTATGATTAATTAACTTTTTATGTCACTTATGCAGATTAATGATATCCAAACCAATACCACTTACCTCTCAGATAATAGTGGGGTGTTCTGAAGGCCGTCAACTCAACCTTTCCAAGATAACCTGACATTTTATCCTCCCCaaaatgttgctttttctatgatcccatCTCGTTGAAAGCATACACCATCAATTTTGGTAcccacagaattttattttattccagtGTTCTCAACCAGACTGATTTTGCCCTCTCTGGAACAACTGGCAAAATCAGTCTGGCTGAGAACACTGGAATAACCAGTTTCTGCTTATCACAACTCAGTGCTGGTATCTCACGAATAGAGACCAGGGATCCTGAAAAACATCAGACAATATACAAGATAGACTCTATGACAAatattaatcagatcagatcagatcagtcgctcagtcgtgtccgactctttgcgaccccatgaatcgcagcacgccaggcctccctgtccaacaccgactcccggagttcacccagactcacgtcaatagagtcagtgatgccatccagccatctcatcctctgtcgtccccttctcctcctgcccccaatccctcccagcatcagagtcttttccaatgagtcaactctttgcatgaggtggccaaagtactggagtttcagctttagcatcattccttcgaaagaaatcccagggctgatctcctttagaatggactggctggatctccttggagtccaaaggactctcaagagtcttctccaataccacagttcaaacatcaattctttggcattcagccttcttcacagtccaactctcacatccatacatgaccacaggaaaaaccatagccttgattagacagacctttgttggcaaagtaatgtctctgcttttgaatatgctatctaggttggtcataactttccttccaaggagtaagcgtcatttaatttcatggctgcagtcaccatctgcagtgattttggagtccaaaaaaataaagtctgacactgtttccactgtttccccatctatttcccatgaagtgatgggactggatgccatgatcttagttttctgaatgttgagctttaagccaactttttcactctccactttcactttcatcaagagactttttggttcctcttcactttctgccaaaagggtagtgtcatctgcatgtctgaggttattgatatttctcctggcaatcttgagctggagcttctgtttcttccagtccagcgtttctcatgatgtactctgcatataagttaaataaacagggtgacaatatacagccttgacgtactccttttcctatttggaaccagtctgttgttccatgtccagttctaactgttgcttcctgacctgcatacaaatttctcaagaggcaggtcaggtggtctggtattcccatctctttcagaattttccacagttcattgtgatccacatggtcaaaggctttggcatagtcaataaagcagaaatagatgtttttctggaactctcttgctttttccatgatccagtggatgttggcaatttgatctctggttcctctgccttttctaaaaccagcttgaacatcaggaagttcacggttcacatagtgctgaagcctggcttggagaattttgagcattactttactagcgtgtgatttgagtgcaattgtgtggtagtttgagcattctttggcattgactttctttgggattggaatgaaaactgaccttttccagtcctgtggccactgctgagttttccaaagttgctggcatattgagtgcagcactttcacagcatcatctttcaggatttggaatagctcaactggaattccatcacctccactagctttgttcgtagtgatgctttctaaggcccacttgacttcacattccaggatgtctggctctaggtcagtgatcacaccatcaggattatctgggtcgtgaaggtcttttttgtacagttctgtgtattcttgctgtctcttcttaatatcttctgcttctgttaggtccataccatttctgtcctttatcgagcccatctttgcatgaaatgttcccttagtatctctgattttcttgaagagatctctagtctttcccattctgttgtttttgtctaTTTCCCTGCATTGATcagtgaagaaggctttcttatctcttcttgctattctttggaactctgcattcagatgtttatagctttccttttctcctttgcttttcacttctcttcttttcacagctatttgcaaggcctccccagacagtcatcttgcttttttgcgtttcttcccaggggatggtcttgatccctgtctcctatacaatgtcacgaacctcattccatagttcatcaggcactctatctatcagatctaggcccttaaatctatttctcacttccactgtataatcatcagggatttgatttaggtcatacctgaatggtctagtggttttccctactttcttcaacttaagtctgaatttggcaataaggagtttacgatctgagccacagtcagctcctggtcttgtttttgctgactgtatagagcttctgcatctttggctgcaaagattataatcaatctgattttgatgttgaccatctggtgatgtccatgtatagagtcttctcttgtgttgttggaaaatggtgtttgttatgaccagtgcattttcttggcaaaactctattagtctttgccctgcttcattccatattccaaggccaaatttgcctgttactccatgtgtttcttgacttcctacttctgcattccagtcccctataatgaaaaggacatcttttttgggtgttagttctaaaaggtcttgtaggtcttcatagaaccatttaacttcagcttcttcagcattactggttggggcatagacttggattactgtgatattgaatggtttgccttggaaacaaacagagatcattctgtcatttttgagattgcatccaagtactgcatttcagactcttttgctgaccatgatggctactccatttcatctgagggattcctgcccgcagtagtagatataatggtcaagtgaattaaattcacccattccagtccatttcagttcactgattcctagaatgttgacattcactcttgccatctcttgtttgaccacttccaatttgccttgattcatggacctgacattccaggttcctatgcaatattgctctttacagcatcggaccttgcttctatcaccagtcacatccacagctgggtattctttttgctttggcttcatcccttcattctttctggagttatttctccactgatctccagtagcatattgggcacctcctgacctggggagtttctctttcagtatcctatcattttgccttttcatactgttcatggggttctcaaggcaagaatactgaagtggtttgccattcccttctccagtggaccacattctgtcagatctctccaccatgacacgtCAATCTTgtgttgccccatgggcatggcttagtttcattgagttagacaaggctgtggtcctagtgtgattagatgactagttttctgtgagaatcaataaattttattattagaatGCTTGAGCAGTgacaaaatgtaaaaagaaagtgaaatcatttCATAGTGGGAAGCAGAGTTTGGTTGTTAGAAAACTACCGAAATGAGTTTAGAAGACATGGCATTTGAAAACCAATGATGTGTTTTTCATAGATTTGTTTTGTGATTTTCTGAATCTCCCCTCCCTGCTATGATGCTTATTCTTCAAGGAAACAGGTAAATCAACACCTTCTTGTATTGTCTTTTGAGACGTCCAATTGAGAAATGTCTATCCTCACTTTTTATCACTTTGTTTTTTGTGAATCATATAAACACACCCTGTATTTTGTGACAATCGTGTGCACACTAGTAGTTGGACAAAAACAGATCCTACTCTGTATACATACTAATAGAAATAAACCAAACATTGCTTCTTTGGGGAGTTGTAGAGCACTCTATACAAGGTCCAGTGATCCAGGAAGAAAGGGAGTTAGTGGAAGTATGTgatttaaaatgggaaattagtCACCCTATTTGCTCAAAAACCTGCCCAAGATCTTTAGGGGATAAAAACATCCTAAACATCTTGGGCTTTCAGGTAAGATTTGGATTCTCATATCAAATAGTGGGAAAAATCATAGGAAAATATAGAaacagtaaatttaagaaagagaGAGCTATGATTATTTTGTAGTGATAGAAACAAGACTGCCCATGATCAAAGGTCCTGGATCATGTATAAGGAAAGACAGAATGGTATACTGGTGTACTATGAAAAATCCTGGTGGTAATATGACTTATGTGGAGAATTCAAAAAGAATCTCCCAAGTGATTAAAGCTATTCTAATAGGAAAACCTGCATAAACAGAAAGCAGGAAGCCAGATAAGTATATATACACTATGTGTTTGCATATTCAGAACTTCTTGTTGCACATATTTGATTTTACTGcctttgtagatcttttttgtgattgttcagtcactaagttgtgtctgattctttatgccccttggactgcagcatgccagacttccttattcttcactatctcttggagttggctcaaactcatgtcttatGAACCAAAAAGCAAGATGGCACAGGATTTGAGATTAGGCTATTCTGTGGCCAATCCTCCACAGGGAACTCTTGATGTCCTTGTTCCTTAGACTGTAAATGAAGGGGTTCAGCATTGGGAtgaccacagtgtacatcactGAGGCCACCGCACTCTTCCTAGGGGAAGATGAGAGAGCTGAACTTATATACACCCCAATGCCTGttccataaaacaaacaaacaactgacAAGTGAGaaccacaggtggagaaggctttatACCTCCCACCTAATGATGAGAGTCTGAGGATGGAGGAAATAATTCGAGAATAAGAGTAAAGGACCCCTGACAGTGGAACTCCAccaaagatggtaccaatgaaaTAGATTAATATGCTACTGATGGAGGTGTCAGAACAAGTAAGGTTAAAGAGTTGAGAAAATTCACAAAAATAATGAGGAAGTTCCACACCTGCACAGAAGGTAAGCTGTATCATCATCAAGTAGTGCAGCAGGGAGTTCAAAAAGCTAATGGAAAGTGATACCAGGACCAACAAACCACAGAGGCGAGGGTTCATGATGACCAGATAGTATAGGGGGTGACAAATGGCCACCaaccggtcataggccatcactgtcAGAAGCAGACTCTCCAAACACGCAAAAAGAGCAAAAAAGTTCACCTGAGCAATGCACCCTGCATAGGTGATGGATTTGCTATGCGTTTGAAAATTCACTAGCATCTTagggatggtggtggtgctgaTACTGATGTCAGCCAAGGACagattggagaggaagaagtacatggggctGTGGAGGTGAGGGTCAGAGCTGACAgccaggatgatgagcaggttCCCAAGCACAGTCACCAGGTACAGGGACAGGAAGAGCCCAAAGAGGAGGAGCTGAAGTTCTGGATCATCTGAGAAGCCCAGAAGGAGGAATCTGAGACACGTGTATGATTCTGTGGTTCCATGTAGATGGGGCACCTTTTGAAAAAGAAGTGAGTGTTGAATACACACAACAATTGTACAGGTACTCAGATAAGTGTTCATACTTTGAGCAATTCATAAATAACGTGTTCATGCTTGAGGACCATACCCCCCAGTTTCTTTCACAATTTTCTGAGTCTGAACACATCTTTATTGATTCCCAGGGCATTCACTTGTTTCTTCACACATCTGTTTTTGAGGCATAGGTCCAAAGAATATGAGACAAGTAAGGACATTTTGAGATCACAGATCCATGAACATAGTAAAACATTTGTTCCCTACATGTTAAGGAAAAATGTGGACTAAAAATtcctcttctctttaaaaaaatatcaatcTCATTAAAGAACacaatgtgcttagttgctcagtcatgtccaacactttatgacctcatggactgtaacccaccaggttcctctgtccatgggcagtctccaggccagaatactggagtggattgctatgccctcctacaggggatcttcccaacccagggatagaacccaggtctcccacattgcaggtgaattctttaccatctgagccaccagggaagcccaagaacactggagtggataaactatcgcttctccaggggatcttcccaacccaagaatcgaaccggggtctcttgcattgcaagtagattcttaaccagctgagctaccagagaagcccaaagaagCACTCAGATGTGaagcaggagatagatgggccaCTGGACCAGGCAGCTAATGTTTGTCGAACAGAGCAAAACTGAAGTTTTTTTCTTTAGCCACACAAGAACGATGCCTGCTTCCCTTCCCCCACTGATACAGAGAGAATAACTAACAGGGGATATTCGTTGCAGCAAAAATGGAGATGAATGAACAATCTTTGGCACATACCAGCCAAACAGGCCTACAAGAGTTAAACAATCTTGGTTATTCTTTAGTTGTTACTCTTAACAAACACCTGTGGCTGGACAATCCTTCACAAAGCTAATTACTCTCTGACTCCATATAGATCTTACTCTGCACCAGGCAATCTTCTCCCCTACACTGTCTTGTAGTATTCTGCATTTCAGAAAGGAGATCGTGGGCCAATAACCACAGGGGCACCAGACCTGGTTGCTGAGTTGCCTGATGCCAGCTGTGGCCATTTTGAaactttgcaaaagaaaaaaatccaagacCTTCAAGAGGATATAAAACCTCTCCCTATTCCTGAGAAAGGGGTGGGGGCATAGTTCTCGAGGTGCTAACCTGCTGTGCTTCCCTTTTACCtggcaaagaaaataaagaaactcttttctatttcctccagACTCTGTCTCTGTATTTATATTTGGCCTTGGCAGACAGGGAGCCAAGATTTTGGCATCATTAATACCATGATTATCCACTTcgcatattaaaatgcaaaaaattagCAATACTTGCTTTAGAACTTATATTTATTACTGATAAAAATAGAGAGGTTTTGGATTTCTCTgatggtcaagtggttaagaatccatacttccaatgcaggtggttcaggtttgattcctggtgggggaactaagatcatatAGGTGTTTCAGCATATAAAATCATGCAAAGTACTACCTGAGGGTTAAAATTCatctatttttcaatttcttattATGATACAGACAAAAGAATTCTAATGCTGCCTTCCATCCTACACAAGAgagaatttccaaaatatataagcctATGACTATTGCCTCAGTTCTAAAAATTGAAATGGCAACTTTCCTATTAATGACCTAGGCTTATTTTCCTGACCAAGATATCAGACAAAAGCAAGTACATGCTCCGATTGTCAAgggataaaattaaaaagatcctTCTTCCGACTTGCATAGGAAATGATGTTTCCATAGCTCAAATTTACAGAATGGTCTGGAAAatagtggctcaaacagtaaagaatctgccttcagtacaggagacctgagttcaacctCAGcattcagaagatcccctggagaagggactagctgcccactccaggattcttgcttggagaattctgtggacaggaggctggcgggctacagtctgtaggataCGGATACGACTGAACAATTTTCATTTCACtggaaaaatgtatttctattcATAGAAAACTCCATCATCCATAATATTCACGTAAAAGTCCCCTGCAAACCACTTGTTCCATTCTGCTAATTCACAGATATACTCACCATATCCCAGCAGGAGGAATCTATGGTTCTAACTGCATTTGCTCATCTGG
It includes:
- the OR7E202 gene encoding LOW QUALITY PROTEIN: olfactory receptor 7E178 (The sequence of the model RefSeq protein was modified relative to this genomic sequence to represent the inferred CDS: inserted 1 base in 1 codon) codes for the protein MEPQNHTRVSXFLLLGFSDDPELQLLLFGLFLSLYLVTVLGNLLIILAVSSDPHLHSPMYFFLSNLSLADISISTTTIPKMLVNFQTHSKSITYAGCIAQVNFFALFACLESLLLTVMAYDRLVAICHPLYYLVIMNPRLCGLLVLVSLSISFLNSLLHYLMMIQLTFCAGVELPHYFCEFSQLFNLTCSDTSISSILIYFIGTIFGGVPLSGVLYSYSRIISSILRLSSLGGRYKAFSTCGSHLSVVCLFYGTGIGVYISSALSSSPRKSAVASVMYTVVIPMLNPFIYSLRNKDIKSSLWRIGHRIA